One region of Haloprofundus salilacus genomic DNA includes:
- a CDS encoding ArsR/SmtB family transcription factor, which yields MSGFIDKLHQRSSTTNECPRVLDVQSEETDEVLDALASDTARRLLRSLFEEPRTPSELAHHTDTSVQNINYHLMNLREAGLTEAVDTQYSKKGREMTVYGPTSDPLVFVSNHELRPAVDRSLRELVAGLGILVGASVLVQWGTERLVGGSRDAVLGPASWGAPDPGTTLAWVVFGVVEPGVLFFFGCLLVVAALALTADA from the coding sequence ATGTCCGGATTTATCGACAAACTCCACCAGCGTAGTTCGACGACGAACGAATGTCCTCGCGTCCTCGACGTCCAGTCCGAAGAAACTGACGAAGTGCTCGATGCGCTCGCGTCCGATACGGCACGTCGACTGCTTCGCAGCCTGTTCGAAGAGCCCCGAACCCCCTCGGAACTCGCTCACCACACCGACACGTCGGTCCAGAACATCAACTACCACCTCATGAACCTCAGAGAGGCTGGTCTCACCGAGGCCGTCGATACTCAGTACTCCAAGAAGGGTCGTGAGATGACCGTCTACGGGCCGACAAGCGACCCTCTCGTCTTCGTCAGTAACCACGAACTCCGGCCCGCCGTCGACCGATCGCTTCGAGAACTCGTCGCCGGACTGGGTATCCTCGTCGGAGCGAGCGTTCTCGTCCAGTGGGGTACCGAGCGGTTGGTCGGGGGGTCGCGAGACGCGGTTCTCGGTCCGGCCAGTTGGGGTGCGCCGGACCCGGGTACGACGCTCGCGTGGGTCGTCTTCGGAGTCGTCGAACCGGGTGTGCTCTTTTTCTTCGGTTGTCTTCTCGTCGTTGCCGCACTCGCACTCACCGCAGACGCGTAA
- a CDS encoding ParA family protein, translating into MSRAVSVSLQKGGVGKTTVAINLADALAARGNDVLLVDLDQQGNATEGVGLKECYEAESPHIGNVLTEDDPVAVDAVIREREGFDVVPAHVDLDGAEDRVRNSTFGVLWVRRRIVEPLLGERYDYVVIDSPPSLGPLSDAALIGSGNVIVPLLMSEPSVSGFERMWEQQIVPIRQEVDLELLAIVPNDLSGNNEEKRIIRDLESSSFAEYLPGFARSTEFDDDDSPGPGLRRRIAFRRSWRDGKTLREYEPDNDMVARLNELAHVVEAGTVDVGADSDADRSEENEEVTASA; encoded by the coding sequence GTGAGTCGTGCGGTCAGCGTCTCGCTGCAGAAAGGCGGCGTCGGCAAGACGACTGTCGCGATCAACCTCGCGGACGCGCTCGCTGCGCGGGGCAACGACGTACTGCTCGTCGATTTGGACCAGCAGGGGAACGCAACGGAGGGCGTCGGTCTCAAGGAATGTTACGAAGCAGAGAGTCCGCACATCGGCAATGTCCTCACCGAGGACGACCCCGTCGCCGTCGACGCGGTGATCCGCGAGCGCGAGGGGTTCGACGTCGTTCCGGCGCACGTCGACCTCGACGGGGCCGAGGACCGAGTTCGAAACTCGACGTTCGGGGTGCTGTGGGTCCGCCGTCGCATCGTCGAACCGTTGCTCGGCGAGCGCTACGACTACGTCGTCATCGACTCACCGCCGAGTCTCGGGCCGCTCTCGGACGCGGCGCTCATCGGGTCGGGTAACGTCATCGTTCCGCTGCTGATGAGTGAACCGAGCGTCAGCGGGTTCGAGCGGATGTGGGAGCAGCAGATCGTTCCGATTCGCCAGGAGGTTGACCTCGAACTGCTCGCCATCGTGCCGAACGACCTTAGCGGTAACAACGAGGAGAAGCGCATCATCCGCGACCTCGAATCCTCATCGTTCGCCGAGTACCTCCCCGGGTTCGCCCGCAGCACGGAGTTTGACGACGACGATTCACCCGGTCCCGGTCTCCGTCGCCGCATCGCGTTCCGGCGCTCGTGGCGCGACGGCAAGACGCTGCGCGAGTACGAACCGGACAACGACATGGTCGCGCGCCTCAACGAACTCGCCCACGTCGTCGAAGCGGGAACGGTCGACGTCGGCGCCGACAGTGACGCCGACAGGAGCGAGGAGAACGAAGAGGTGACGGCCAGTGCCTGA
- a CDS encoding ferritin-like domain-containing protein, producing MATETQSLQTLRDLFEYELGCMYYVENQLVDALDELAMQTPNENVSQGFADHRDETRQQVERLERVFDAIDREPFEHEVYALDGMLQDKRNFDEMVGEDELRNVHYLGAGMKTERFEITGYESLQMLADRLDMGREVTEPLEQNLDEEQRTLDELQTMATGSKLKELFQKLTG from the coding sequence ATGGCCACAGAAACACAATCCCTGCAGACGCTTCGAGACCTGTTCGAGTACGAACTCGGCTGTATGTACTACGTGGAGAACCAACTCGTCGACGCGCTCGACGAACTCGCGATGCAGACGCCGAACGAGAACGTCAGCCAGGGCTTCGCCGACCACCGCGACGAGACCCGACAGCAGGTCGAACGGCTCGAACGCGTGTTCGACGCCATCGACCGCGAACCATTCGAGCACGAGGTGTACGCGCTCGACGGCATGCTCCAGGACAAACGTAACTTCGACGAGATGGTCGGAGAAGACGAACTCCGCAACGTCCATTATCTCGGCGCCGGAATGAAGACCGAGCGGTTCGAGATAACGGGCTACGAGAGCCTCCAGATGCTCGCTGACCGGCTGGATATGGGTCGCGAGGTGACCGAGCCGCTGGAGCAGAACCTCGACGAAGAGCAGCGAACGCTGGACGAACTCCAGACGATGGCGACCGGGTCGAAACTCAAGGAACTGTTCCAGAAGCTCACCGGGTGA
- a CDS encoding SWIM zinc finger family protein, translated as MTSTSDTPDAITESTTTSVDERDVRALTETMFVDREAPDFYRVRTQSGDEYVVDTREPACTCPDFQYRDVRCKHVRRVQFEVGERDPDAVVDDVHDALNHLDDRLAALATRRAEYVGLLTALERFDRR; from the coding sequence ATGACCTCGACATCAGATACTCCCGACGCGATAACCGAATCGACCACGACCTCCGTCGACGAACGCGACGTGCGCGCGCTCACCGAGACGATGTTCGTCGACAGAGAAGCCCCCGACTTCTACCGGGTCCGCACGCAGAGCGGCGACGAGTACGTTGTCGACACGCGCGAACCGGCCTGCACCTGCCCCGACTTCCAGTACCGCGACGTTCGCTGCAAACACGTTCGACGGGTCCAGTTCGAGGTCGGCGAACGCGACCCCGACGCCGTCGTCGACGACGTCCACGACGCGCTCAACCACCTCGACGACCGACTGGCCGCGCTGGCGACCCGCCGCGCCGAGTACGTCGGTCTCCTGACGGCGCTCGAACGGTTCGACCGCCGCTGA
- a CDS encoding bacterio-opsin activator domain-containing protein, translating to MTHQNPPEDGRRIASGAPDTTHRCTIWLQTDGTIAAVTDRFLETTRYTREEFVGRDALSVLTREVDEPDDEANDALAKAIQRLLDANTISVETVETEVPTADDDTASFALDLISRPPDEEFRGSVGVQPDESEQGIHGRDRWVKIRAMDDASIALCLTDPRRPGNPLIYVNRGFEAVTGYTAEEAIGQNCRFLQGDDTDPEAVDQLREAVDEGEPASVELKNYRKDGTPFWNQVEVVPIRDENGEIVHFLGSQRDVTERKQRERKLREQREQLLALDQINRVIQGINSALVSMSTREEVEELVCRRLADSSSYAAAWIGEVNSARGTITPRASDGIDTAALESETEALDVANADDERFASPAMRATRTQEVVVVSNIEDEADSEWSAWALENGYNSAAAVPIGFQEFQYDVLTIYSSRDHAFSGQERGAVAQLREIVGHAINAIERKEALLDNIVVELEFVMRDPSSPLFGATNDGDCTVTYERTIPLADDKAIQFIRVNGMGWEEVRTALTDDPSVDHARVVSEQEDGCLVEIRSPETPITSKLATYGGQVVEAVVEDGEFRVVVEVPHEIDIREIATAVQRAYPDAELVAQRSTTRSVQTLKQFQSALASRLTDKQQAALEAAFVAGYFTWPRESTGEEIAEGLGIAPATFHEHLRNGLAQLLGASLEGADRSN from the coding sequence ATGACACACCAGAACCCGCCGGAAGACGGACGCCGAATCGCCTCGGGAGCGCCCGATACGACACACCGATGCACCATCTGGTTGCAGACGGACGGTACCATCGCCGCGGTGACCGACCGCTTCTTGGAGACGACTAGATACACCCGCGAAGAGTTCGTCGGTCGGGACGCGCTGTCGGTTCTGACGCGCGAGGTTGACGAACCCGACGACGAAGCGAACGACGCCCTCGCGAAGGCGATTCAGCGGCTGCTCGACGCCAACACCATCTCGGTCGAAACCGTCGAGACCGAGGTCCCGACGGCCGACGACGACACCGCCTCGTTCGCGCTCGACCTCATCTCCCGCCCGCCCGACGAGGAGTTCCGCGGCTCCGTCGGCGTCCAACCGGACGAGAGCGAGCAGGGAATCCACGGCCGCGACCGGTGGGTGAAAATCCGCGCGATGGACGACGCCTCCATCGCGCTCTGTCTCACCGACCCACGTCGCCCCGGCAACCCACTCATCTACGTCAACCGCGGATTTGAGGCAGTCACCGGATACACGGCCGAAGAAGCCATCGGACAGAACTGTCGCTTCCTCCAGGGCGACGACACCGATCCCGAAGCCGTCGACCAACTGCGCGAGGCCGTCGACGAGGGCGAACCCGCCTCGGTAGAGCTGAAAAACTACCGGAAGGACGGCACGCCGTTCTGGAATCAGGTCGAGGTCGTCCCGATTCGCGACGAGAACGGCGAAATCGTCCACTTCCTCGGCTCACAGCGCGACGTGACCGAACGGAAGCAGCGGGAACGAAAGCTCCGAGAGCAGCGCGAACAGCTGCTTGCGCTCGACCAGATAAACCGAGTCATCCAGGGTATCAACAGCGCGCTCGTCTCGATGTCGACCCGCGAGGAAGTCGAGGAGCTCGTCTGTCGGCGACTCGCCGACTCCTCGTCGTACGCGGCGGCGTGGATCGGCGAAGTCAACAGCGCCCGCGGGACGATTACGCCCCGCGCCAGCGACGGAATCGACACCGCCGCGCTCGAATCGGAGACGGAGGCGCTCGACGTGGCTAACGCCGACGACGAGCGGTTCGCCTCGCCGGCGATGCGGGCGACCCGAACGCAGGAGGTCGTAGTCGTCTCCAACATCGAAGACGAGGCCGACAGCGAGTGGAGCGCGTGGGCGCTGGAGAACGGATACAACTCGGCGGCCGCGGTTCCCATCGGCTTCCAGGAGTTCCAGTACGACGTCCTCACCATCTACTCGTCGCGCGACCACGCCTTCAGCGGGCAGGAACGCGGCGCCGTCGCCCAACTCCGCGAAATCGTCGGCCACGCTATCAACGCCATCGAGCGCAAGGAGGCGCTTCTGGACAACATCGTCGTCGAACTGGAGTTCGTCATGCGCGACCCGAGCAGCCCGCTGTTCGGCGCGACGAACGACGGGGATTGCACGGTGACGTACGAGCGGACGATTCCGCTCGCCGACGACAAAGCCATCCAGTTCATCCGCGTCAACGGGATGGGATGGGAGGAGGTTCGGACCGCGCTCACCGACGACCCCTCGGTCGACCACGCCCGCGTCGTCTCCGAGCAGGAGGACGGCTGTCTGGTCGAGATTCGCTCGCCGGAGACGCCAATCACCTCGAAACTGGCGACGTACGGCGGGCAGGTCGTCGAAGCCGTCGTCGAAGACGGCGAGTTCCGCGTCGTGGTCGAGGTGCCCCACGAGATCGACATCCGCGAAATCGCGACGGCGGTCCAGCGGGCGTACCCCGACGCCGAACTCGTCGCCCAGCGCTCAACGACGCGCAGCGTCCAGACGCTCAAGCAGTTCCAGTCAGCGCTGGCCTCGCGGCTCACGGACAAACAGCAGGCCGCGCTCGAAGCGGCGTTCGTCGCCGGCTACTTCACGTGGCCCCGCGAGAGTACCGGCGAGGAGATCGCCGAGGGACTCGGTATCGCCCCAGCGACGTTCCACGAACACCTCAGAAACGGTCTCGCGCAGTTACTCGGCGCGTCGCTCGAAGGCGCGGACCGCTCGAATTGA
- a CDS encoding thrombospondin type 3 repeat-containing protein, with amino-acid sequence MTGRIRRCLAVVLAALLVVSSAGVGVGAETSPRDDGASVPYRSAAGAAAENVGVEQQIHLSNGTGPGAVAAEVTYRLNDEATALELRFDEAANVTVAETAGFERVEPGVYRWTGERRRPTLTFERSVSRTTLDHRGAGVDTGTWAAVDVRRFTPSIRGRTAGATGVSTAVSVEGPGHATPSFAFLGPVEVSNRTVDGERISLVVPDAASMASEPSAVLASVASAAERLPESDRDEAHLFAIPSGYVQTTAGGLSFDGGATAWVRDDASVDAPSNVWVHEYVHVRQSYKATAEMRWFREASAEYYASYLPLQSGDLAFERFQATVRTDAYDDAVLSTPSNWSSPLVPYRKGARALAALDASIHDATDGERTLTAVFERVNAHEGTVDYETFRAIVVDVSDESVAAELDRTVWSTATPNVSTRPLDYTQYPSDDPDTDGLTNAEERATGTHPFVADTDGDGYDDGEERERGTDPTVADSTPETGGEGEETGDGTDRTDAGVVDTDGDGLSDATERERGTDPTDADTDGDGYDDDREVAVGTDPTEPTETVSFWVARLFAAFESVVSGSLVAR; translated from the coding sequence GTGACCGGACGAATTCGGCGGTGTCTCGCGGTCGTCCTCGCGGCGCTTCTGGTCGTCTCGTCGGCCGGCGTCGGTGTCGGCGCAGAGACGTCGCCGAGAGACGACGGTGCGTCCGTCCCGTACCGCTCGGCGGCGGGAGCGGCCGCCGAGAACGTCGGCGTCGAACAGCAGATTCACCTCTCGAACGGCACCGGACCCGGCGCGGTTGCCGCCGAGGTGACGTACCGTCTCAACGACGAGGCGACGGCGCTGGAACTCCGGTTCGATGAGGCGGCGAACGTCACCGTCGCGGAGACGGCGGGGTTCGAGCGCGTCGAACCCGGCGTCTACCGCTGGACGGGCGAGCGCCGCCGCCCGACGCTGACGTTCGAGCGGTCGGTGAGCCGGACGACGCTCGACCACCGCGGCGCGGGCGTCGACACGGGGACGTGGGCCGCCGTCGACGTGCGGCGGTTCACTCCGTCGATTCGGGGACGGACCGCAGGAGCGACGGGCGTCTCGACGGCCGTTTCCGTCGAGGGGCCGGGCCACGCGACGCCTTCGTTCGCCTTCCTCGGTCCGGTTGAGGTGTCCAACCGGACCGTCGACGGCGAGCGAATCAGCCTCGTCGTCCCCGACGCGGCGTCAATGGCGTCGGAGCCGTCGGCGGTGCTCGCGTCGGTGGCGTCGGCCGCGGAGCGACTGCCCGAGAGCGACCGCGACGAGGCGCACCTGTTCGCGATTCCGTCGGGGTACGTTCAGACGACCGCCGGCGGGTTGAGCTTCGACGGTGGCGCGACGGCGTGGGTCCGCGACGACGCCTCGGTCGACGCCCCGAGCAACGTCTGGGTCCACGAGTACGTCCACGTGCGGCAGTCGTACAAGGCGACGGCCGAGATGCGGTGGTTCCGCGAGGCGAGCGCCGAATACTACGCCAGCTATCTGCCCCTGCAGTCGGGCGACCTCGCGTTCGAACGGTTCCAAGCGACGGTGCGCACCGACGCGTACGACGACGCCGTGTTGTCGACGCCGTCGAACTGGTCGAGTCCGCTCGTCCCGTATCGGAAAGGCGCTCGCGCGCTCGCCGCGCTCGACGCGTCGATTCACGACGCCACCGACGGCGAGCGGACGTTGACGGCGGTGTTCGAGCGGGTCAACGCCCACGAGGGAACCGTCGACTACGAGACGTTCCGCGCGATAGTCGTCGACGTGAGCGACGAGTCGGTCGCGGCGGAACTCGACCGGACGGTTTGGTCGACGGCGACGCCGAACGTCTCGACGCGGCCGCTCGACTACACTCAGTATCCGAGCGACGACCCCGACACCGACGGTCTCACCAACGCCGAGGAGCGAGCGACCGGTACGCACCCGTTCGTCGCCGACACTGACGGCGACGGCTACGATGACGGCGAGGAGCGAGAGCGTGGAACCGACCCGACCGTCGCGGACTCGACGCCCGAGACGGGAGGCGAGGGCGAAGAGACCGGCGACGGAACTGACCGCACTGACGCAGGCGTCGTCGATACTGACGGTGACGGCCTCTCGGACGCTACAGAACGCGAGCGGGGAACCGACCCGACCGACGCCGACACCGACGGCGACGGTTACGACGACGATCGGGAGGTGGCGGTCGGCACCGACCCGACGGAACCGACGGAGACGGTGTCGTTCTGGGTTGCGCGCCTGTTCGCGGCGTTCGAGTCGGTCGTTTCGGGGAGTCTAGTCGCTCGGTAG
- a CDS encoding HalOD1 output domain-containing protein, with protein MPDCADDHLERDTYRMTDDSYRTTDDSYWTFSASGESISEVVVRAVATTTGRDPLELDQLYGRVDPDALDDLFTDRSVDGQFVFSFSGCEVVVSPGTVAVRQLDGGEREASE; from the coding sequence ATGCCCGATTGTGCAGATGACCATCTCGAACGGGACACGTACCGCATGACCGACGACTCGTACCGCACGACCGACGACTCATACTGGACGTTCTCCGCCAGCGGCGAGTCTATCAGCGAAGTCGTCGTCAGGGCCGTCGCAACGACCACCGGGCGCGACCCGCTCGAACTCGATCAACTGTACGGGAGGGTCGACCCCGACGCACTCGACGACCTGTTTACCGACAGGTCGGTAGACGGACAGTTCGTCTTCTCGTTCAGCGGGTGCGAGGTCGTCGTCTCCCCCGGAACGGTCGCGGTCAGACAGCTCGACGGCGGTGAACGGGAAGCCAGCGAGTGA
- a CDS encoding DUF7344 domain-containing protein: protein MYDRPVDSSTPDIDSRPVTSLSTGQLQTLFASSRRQQVVRAIRTYPRPISLDTLVDAVVAQNPEDVPDEAAVRKRLRVALYHVDLPKLDEAEIICFDGDERVVTDVTDDIDGIRLQPTE, encoded by the coding sequence ATGTACGACCGACCTGTCGATTCATCTACGCCCGATATCGATAGTCGTCCAGTCACGTCGCTTTCTACCGGGCAACTCCAGACGCTCTTTGCCAGTAGTCGACGCCAGCAGGTCGTCCGAGCGATTCGGACGTATCCGCGGCCGATATCGTTGGATACGCTCGTCGACGCTGTCGTCGCACAAAACCCCGAGGACGTTCCCGACGAGGCGGCGGTCCGAAAACGACTCCGAGTAGCACTGTACCACGTCGACCTGCCGAAACTCGACGAGGCAGAGATCATCTGCTTCGACGGGGACGAACGGGTCGTCACGGACGTAACCGACGACATCGACGGTATCCGTCTGCAACCGACTGAGTAG
- a CDS encoding cation:proton antiporter — protein MPEAVSTLSTLLGVSALALLVRLLTDRVSNVSYSVTLVLVGFAVSALQIPLTLTLSHDLIMAILLPTLLFQGAVELDHETFRRNWELPLVLVVVGLPLAILLLAVSTHVALAVPLAVATLFATIISPTDPAAVLSLFDELDAPERLSVVVDAESLLNDGVAIVVFTVVLGTISFGSRAPSTSQFLSLVSIEQLAVRLVVVGAGGLLVGVLFGYLGRYATRYIRDPMGTVLFTLLLAYGSYVLAEHTLGVSGVLATVGAGLALGLSGEQFTERSDEAQFVRTVWDTAAFLVSTFVYLLIGTNVRFDHFIAQFDLIVLVAVLVVLARAVTIYSVVGLANRVADEGVPLTIQHVMVWGGLHTVVPVALVLSLPDGVPHLDALRTLVFGVAVVGTVVQGLLMPFVLRATGVTE, from the coding sequence ATGCCCGAGGCCGTCTCTACGCTCTCGACGCTCCTGGGCGTCTCCGCGCTCGCGCTTCTCGTTCGGTTGCTCACCGACCGCGTCTCGAACGTCTCCTATTCGGTGACGCTCGTACTCGTCGGATTCGCCGTCTCTGCGCTGCAGATCCCTCTCACGCTCACGCTCTCGCACGACCTCATCATGGCGATCCTCCTGCCGACGCTGCTGTTCCAAGGTGCGGTCGAACTCGACCACGAGACGTTCCGACGGAACTGGGAACTGCCGCTCGTGCTCGTCGTCGTCGGTCTACCACTCGCGATCCTGCTGCTCGCCGTCTCGACACACGTCGCGCTGGCGGTTCCGCTGGCGGTTGCAACGCTGTTCGCGACTATCATCTCGCCGACGGACCCGGCGGCGGTGCTCTCGCTTTTCGACGAGTTGGACGCGCCTGAACGACTCTCGGTGGTCGTTGACGCCGAGAGCCTGCTCAACGACGGCGTCGCTATCGTCGTGTTCACTGTCGTCCTCGGTACCATCTCCTTCGGATCGCGAGCGCCCTCGACCTCGCAGTTTCTCTCGCTGGTCTCGATAGAGCAGTTGGCCGTCCGACTCGTCGTCGTCGGCGCGGGTGGCTTGCTCGTCGGCGTGCTCTTCGGCTACCTCGGACGCTACGCGACGCGGTACATCCGTGACCCGATGGGGACCGTGCTGTTCACGCTGCTTCTGGCGTACGGGAGCTACGTGCTCGCCGAACACACCCTCGGCGTCAGCGGTGTCCTCGCGACGGTGGGCGCCGGTCTCGCGCTGGGGCTGTCGGGCGAACAGTTCACCGAACGGAGTGACGAGGCGCAGTTCGTTCGGACGGTCTGGGACACGGCGGCGTTTCTCGTCTCGACGTTCGTCTACCTGCTCATCGGGACGAACGTCCGGTTCGACCATTTCATCGCGCAGTTCGACCTCATCGTCCTCGTGGCCGTCCTCGTCGTCCTCGCGCGCGCGGTAACAATTTATTCCGTCGTCGGTCTCGCGAACCGCGTCGCCGACGAGGGCGTCCCGCTCACCATCCAGCACGTGATGGTCTGGGGCGGCCTCCACACCGTAGTTCCGGTCGCGCTGGTGCTGAGCCTCCCCGACGGCGTCCCCCATTTGGATGCACTCCGCACGCTCGTTTTCGGCGTCGCCGTCGTTGGTACCGTCGTCCAAGGGCTCCTGATGCCGTTCGTTCTCCGCGCGACCGGAGTGACGGAGTGA
- a CDS encoding BGTF surface domain-containing protein, with translation MLTAVARGFVVFSVLLTAVGTGTVAAAADDSDEELVLLYAGDELLLEAAENQVVHGETTLDAGIEVTVRIRSAHGADDVFLESRFTEVDEYGTFNVSFDLSDKQANTSFTISAYGGGLSSDDVDGRLEPCTDCTSSPTQMTLPPADEATVVPAVRVRQSNTARIPVTYGDASRVTLVIGGEDVGFTATVTVRDENDDGRAVIEFDTSEAGFSSSPTRSDDDVVDESQTQLSRVLDPGDYPLRLYLGSDTDGEPVDVGTLSVLETPVLTETPTTQTAEPTPKSETETPVRNQSTVLDSMSNLLGSVGALALGGALAVVGIGVLLGFFRS, from the coding sequence ATGCTGACAGCTGTCGCACGTGGCTTCGTCGTGTTCTCCGTTCTCCTGACTGCTGTGGGAACCGGTACCGTCGCCGCGGCTGCCGACGATTCGGACGAAGAGCTAGTCCTCCTCTACGCAGGTGACGAACTCCTGCTCGAAGCTGCGGAGAACCAGGTGGTCCACGGCGAGACGACGCTGGACGCGGGAATCGAAGTGACTGTTCGAATACGGTCGGCACACGGTGCCGACGACGTGTTCCTCGAAAGTCGGTTCACCGAGGTAGACGAGTACGGGACGTTCAACGTCTCGTTCGACCTGAGCGACAAGCAGGCGAACACGTCGTTTACCATCTCCGCATACGGCGGTGGTCTCTCGTCGGACGACGTGGACGGCCGACTCGAACCGTGCACTGACTGCACCTCGTCCCCGACGCAGATGACGCTGCCGCCCGCCGACGAAGCAACCGTTGTACCCGCCGTTCGGGTCCGACAGAGCAACACCGCGCGTATCCCAGTGACGTACGGCGACGCCAGCCGAGTGACACTCGTCATCGGCGGCGAGGATGTGGGCTTCACCGCCACTGTGACGGTTCGCGACGAGAACGACGACGGTCGCGCGGTTATCGAGTTCGACACCAGCGAAGCAGGGTTCAGTTCCTCTCCGACGCGTTCCGACGACGACGTAGTGGACGAGTCGCAGACGCAACTGAGCCGGGTTCTCGACCCCGGCGACTACCCGCTGCGACTGTATCTCGGATCGGATACCGACGGCGAACCGGTCGACGTCGGCACGCTCTCCGTGCTCGAAACTCCGGTGTTGACCGAGACACCGACGACGCAAACGGCCGAGCCGACGCCGAAGTCAGAGACGGAGACGCCCGTGCGGAATCAATCGACGGTTCTCGATAGCATGTCGAATCTTCTCGGGAGCGTCGGTGCACTCGCGCTCGGCGGCGCTCTCGCCGTTGTAGGTATCGGCGTTCTCCTCGGATTCTTCCGGTCGTAA
- a CDS encoding four-helix bundle copper-binding protein, which yields MALQQISHLSDEQRDCIDNCFEATQVCEWCADECIDEGEGMERCIRLCRDVADVASMHARFMARNSNYSTHLAEVCAGACEECAEECEQHDHEHCQVCADVLRDCAESCRNMASA from the coding sequence ATGGCACTACAACAGATCTCACATCTGTCCGACGAACAGCGCGACTGTATCGACAACTGCTTCGAGGCGACGCAGGTCTGCGAGTGGTGCGCCGACGAGTGCATCGACGAAGGCGAAGGGATGGAACGCTGTATCCGTCTCTGCCGAGACGTCGCCGACGTGGCGTCGATGCACGCGCGATTCATGGCGCGCAACTCGAACTACAGTACCCACCTCGCGGAAGTGTGCGCGGGCGCGTGCGAAGAGTGCGCCGAGGAGTGCGAGCAGCACGACCACGAGCACTGCCAGGTGTGCGCCGATGTGCTCCGCGACTGCGCGGAGTCCTGTCGGAACATGGCGTCGGCGTAA